A section of the Gasterosteus aculeatus chromosome 10, fGasAcu3.hap1.1, whole genome shotgun sequence genome encodes:
- the yrk gene encoding tyrosine-protein kinase Fgr isoform X1 — protein sequence MTRAPPFPEASGRAARSRPFSRSAQQVAAFCPRARSPLGTRIPAGITTQFVCPLCPLCAEGVTSGREKVYCKCTQDLVAVLVIMGCACCKQKKSAKAAITSAEVDAANLSLGNADGGLSAALTQGRYCPDPTQTIPDYNKGFSTITNFPNTNTHQRPGGVTSGGVTLFIALYEYDARTEDDLTFQKGEKFQIINNTEGDWWEARSLDTGHSGYIPSNYVAPVDSIQAEEWYFGKMGRKDAERQLLGQGNQRGTFLIRESETTKGAYSLSIRDWDDNKGDHVKHYKIRKLDNGGYYITTRSQFDTVQQLVEHYTERAAGLCCRLIGSCKRGMPKLADLSVKTKDMWEIPRESLQLIKKLGNGQFGEVWMGSNDGLCYYLTMPCVNSIPLTMGLGRDAWEVQRESLAMQRKLGQGCFGDVWMGMWNGTTKVAVKTLKPGTMSPEAFLEEAQIMKRLRHDKLVQLYAVVSEEPIYIITEFMSQGSLLDFLKDGEGQNLKLPQLVDMAAQIASGMAYIERMNYIHRDLRAANILVGDNLVCKIADFGLARLIEDNEYTARQGAKFPIKWTAPEAALYGRFTIKSDVWSFGILLTELITKGRVPYPGMNNREVLEQVERGYRMPCAQDCPASLHELMLQCWRREADERHTFEYLQSFLEDYFTATEPQYQPGENL from the exons ATGACGCGCGCGCCTCCGTTCCCAGAGGCTTCCGGACGCGCTGCGCGTTCACGTCCCTTCAGTCGCTCGGCGCAGCAGGTCGCGGCTTTCTGTCCGCGCGCGCGCTCTCCTCTGGGCACAAGGATTCCTGCCGGGATAACGACGCAATTCGTGTGTCCG TTGTGTCCTCTATGCGCGGAGGGAGTCACctcagggagagagaaagtctACTGTAAATGTACCCAAG ACCTCGTCGCCGTGCTGGTTATTATGGGGTGCGCCTGTTGCAAGCAGAAGAAGTCCGCCAAAGCAGCAATAACATCGGCAGAAGTAGACGCTGCAAATCTGTCTCTCGGCAACGCAGATGGAGGGCTGTCCGCCGCCTTGACCCAGGGACGTTACTGTCCTGACCCCACACAGACCATCCCGGACTACAACAAGGGCTTCTCCACCATCACCAACTTCcccaacaccaacacacaccagcgGCCTGGAGGCGTAACAA GTGGTGGCGTCACTCTCTTCATAGCTCTGTATGAGTACGACGCCCGCACCGAAGATGACCTCACTTTTCAGAAAGGAGAGAAATTCCAGATCATCAACAACAC agaggGTGACTGGTGGGAGGCTCGCTCTTTGGACACAGGCCACTCCGGTTACATCCCCTCCAACTACGTAGCTCCTGTCGACTCTATACAGGCCGAaga GTGGTATTTTGGGAAGATGGGGAGGAAGGATGCAGAGAGGCAGCTGCTGGGCCAAGGCAACCAGAGGGGAACTTTCCTCATACGAGAGAGTGAGACCACCAAAG GTGCTTACTCCCTCTCGATCCGCGACTGGGACGACAACAAGGGGGACCACGTCAAACATTATAAGATCCGCAAACTAGACAATGGTGGCTACTACATCACAACCAGATCCCAGTTCGACAcggtgcagcagctggtggagcacTACACAG agagAGCGGCAGGACTTTGCTGCCGTTTGATTGGCAGCTGCAAGCGGGGCATGCCTAAGCTGGCCGATTTGTCAGTGAAGACCAAGGATATGTGGGAGATTCCCCGCGAATCCCTCCAGCTGATTAAAAAACTGGGCAATGGCCAGTTCGGAGAAGTCTGGATGG GCAGTAATGATGGGCTGTGTTATTACCTGACGATGCCCTGTGTCAACTCCATCCCACTCACCATGGGCCTTGGGCGTGACGCCTGGGAGGTGCAAAGGGAATCTCTGGCCATGCAAAGGAAGCTGGGACAGGGCTGCTTCGGGGACGTTTGGATGG GCATGTGGAATGGTACCACCAAGGTAGCGGTGAAGACTCTGAAGCCCGGGACCATGTCCCCCGAGGCCTTCCTGGAGGAGGCTCAGATCATGAAGAGACTGCGCCATGACAAGCTGGTGCAGCTCTACGCCGTCGTATCGGAGGAGCCCATCTACATTATTACCGAGTTCATGAGTCAAG GAAGTCTGTTGGACTTCTTAAAAGATGGGGAGGGGCAGAATCTGAAGCTGCCTCAACTGGTGGACATGGCTGCACAG ATCGCGTCTGGAATGGCGTACATTGAGAGGATGAACTACATCCACCGTGATCTGCGAGCGGCTAACATACTTGTTGGAGACAACCTGGTGTGCAAGATCGCTGACTTTGGCCTGGCCAGGCTCATCGAGGACAACGAGTACACCGCCAGACAAG GGGCGAAGTTCCCCATCAAGTGGACTGCTCCGGAAGCTGCATTGTATGGCCGCTTTACCATCAAGTCAGATGTCTGGAGCTTTGGCATCCTACTAACCGAGCTCATCACGAAGGGACGTGTGCCGTACCCAG GTATGAACAACCGGGAGGtgctggagcaggtggagagggGATACAGGATGCCCTGTGCCCAGGACTGCCCCGCCTCGCTCCATGAACTGATGCTGCAGTGCTGGAGGCGAGAGGCCGATGAGAGGCACACCTTTGAGTACCTGCAGTCCTTCTTGGAGGACTACTTCACGGCCACAGAGCCGCAGTACCAGCCTGGAGAAAACCTGTGA
- the yrk gene encoding tyrosine-protein kinase Fgr isoform X2 yields the protein MTRAPPFPEASGRAARSRPFSRSAQQVAAFCPRARSPLGTRIPAGITTQFVCPLCPLCAEGVTSGREKVYCKCTQDLVAVLVIMGCACCKQKKSAKAAITSAEVDAANLSLGNADGGLSAALTQGRYCPDPTQTIPDYNKGFSTITNFPNTNTHQRPGGVTSGGVTLFIALYEYDARTEDDLTFQKGEKFQIINNTEGDWWEARSLDTGHSGYIPSNYVAPVDSIQAEEWYFGKMGRKDAERQLLGQGNQRGTFLIRESETTKGAYSLSIRDWDDNKGDHVKHYKIRKLDNGGYYITTRSQFDTVQQLVEHYTERAAGLCCRLIGSCKRGMPKLADLSVKTKDMWEIPRESLQLIKKLGNGQFGEVWMGMWNGTTKVAVKTLKPGTMSPEAFLEEAQIMKRLRHDKLVQLYAVVSEEPIYIITEFMSQGSLLDFLKDGEGQNLKLPQLVDMAAQIASGMAYIERMNYIHRDLRAANILVGDNLVCKIADFGLARLIEDNEYTARQGAKFPIKWTAPEAALYGRFTIKSDVWSFGILLTELITKGRVPYPGMNNREVLEQVERGYRMPCAQDCPASLHELMLQCWRREADERHTFEYLQSFLEDYFTATEPQYQPGENL from the exons ATGACGCGCGCGCCTCCGTTCCCAGAGGCTTCCGGACGCGCTGCGCGTTCACGTCCCTTCAGTCGCTCGGCGCAGCAGGTCGCGGCTTTCTGTCCGCGCGCGCGCTCTCCTCTGGGCACAAGGATTCCTGCCGGGATAACGACGCAATTCGTGTGTCCG TTGTGTCCTCTATGCGCGGAGGGAGTCACctcagggagagagaaagtctACTGTAAATGTACCCAAG ACCTCGTCGCCGTGCTGGTTATTATGGGGTGCGCCTGTTGCAAGCAGAAGAAGTCCGCCAAAGCAGCAATAACATCGGCAGAAGTAGACGCTGCAAATCTGTCTCTCGGCAACGCAGATGGAGGGCTGTCCGCCGCCTTGACCCAGGGACGTTACTGTCCTGACCCCACACAGACCATCCCGGACTACAACAAGGGCTTCTCCACCATCACCAACTTCcccaacaccaacacacaccagcgGCCTGGAGGCGTAACAA GTGGTGGCGTCACTCTCTTCATAGCTCTGTATGAGTACGACGCCCGCACCGAAGATGACCTCACTTTTCAGAAAGGAGAGAAATTCCAGATCATCAACAACAC agaggGTGACTGGTGGGAGGCTCGCTCTTTGGACACAGGCCACTCCGGTTACATCCCCTCCAACTACGTAGCTCCTGTCGACTCTATACAGGCCGAaga GTGGTATTTTGGGAAGATGGGGAGGAAGGATGCAGAGAGGCAGCTGCTGGGCCAAGGCAACCAGAGGGGAACTTTCCTCATACGAGAGAGTGAGACCACCAAAG GTGCTTACTCCCTCTCGATCCGCGACTGGGACGACAACAAGGGGGACCACGTCAAACATTATAAGATCCGCAAACTAGACAATGGTGGCTACTACATCACAACCAGATCCCAGTTCGACAcggtgcagcagctggtggagcacTACACAG agagAGCGGCAGGACTTTGCTGCCGTTTGATTGGCAGCTGCAAGCGGGGCATGCCTAAGCTGGCCGATTTGTCAGTGAAGACCAAGGATATGTGGGAGATTCCCCGCGAATCCCTCCAGCTGATTAAAAAACTGGGCAATGGCCAGTTCGGAGAAGTCTGGATGG GCATGTGGAATGGTACCACCAAGGTAGCGGTGAAGACTCTGAAGCCCGGGACCATGTCCCCCGAGGCCTTCCTGGAGGAGGCTCAGATCATGAAGAGACTGCGCCATGACAAGCTGGTGCAGCTCTACGCCGTCGTATCGGAGGAGCCCATCTACATTATTACCGAGTTCATGAGTCAAG GAAGTCTGTTGGACTTCTTAAAAGATGGGGAGGGGCAGAATCTGAAGCTGCCTCAACTGGTGGACATGGCTGCACAG ATCGCGTCTGGAATGGCGTACATTGAGAGGATGAACTACATCCACCGTGATCTGCGAGCGGCTAACATACTTGTTGGAGACAACCTGGTGTGCAAGATCGCTGACTTTGGCCTGGCCAGGCTCATCGAGGACAACGAGTACACCGCCAGACAAG GGGCGAAGTTCCCCATCAAGTGGACTGCTCCGGAAGCTGCATTGTATGGCCGCTTTACCATCAAGTCAGATGTCTGGAGCTTTGGCATCCTACTAACCGAGCTCATCACGAAGGGACGTGTGCCGTACCCAG GTATGAACAACCGGGAGGtgctggagcaggtggagagggGATACAGGATGCCCTGTGCCCAGGACTGCCCCGCCTCGCTCCATGAACTGATGCTGCAGTGCTGGAGGCGAGAGGCCGATGAGAGGCACACCTTTGAGTACCTGCAGTCCTTCTTGGAGGACTACTTCACGGCCACAGAGCCGCAGTACCAGCCTGGAGAAAACCTGTGA
- the yrk gene encoding tyrosine-protein kinase Fgr isoform X3, which produces MTRAPPFPEASGRAARSRPFSRSAQQVAAFCPRARSPLGTRIPAGITTQFVCPLCPLCAEGVTSGREKVYCKCTQDLVAVLVIMGCACCKQKKSAKAAITSAEVDAANLSLGNADGGLSAALTQGRYCPDPTQTIPDYNKGFSTITNFPNTNTHQRPGGVTSGGVTLFIALYEYDARTEDDLTFQKGEKFQIINNTEGDWWEARSLDTGHSGYIPSNYVAPVDSIQAEEWYFGKMGRKDAERQLLGQGNQRGTFLIRESETTKGAYSLSIRDWDDNKGDHVKHYKIRKLDNGGYYITTRSQFDTVQQLVEHYTGSNDGLCYYLTMPCVNSIPLTMGLGRDAWEVQRESLAMQRKLGQGCFGDVWMGMWNGTTKVAVKTLKPGTMSPEAFLEEAQIMKRLRHDKLVQLYAVVSEEPIYIITEFMSQGSLLDFLKDGEGQNLKLPQLVDMAAQIASGMAYIERMNYIHRDLRAANILVGDNLVCKIADFGLARLIEDNEYTARQGAKFPIKWTAPEAALYGRFTIKSDVWSFGILLTELITKGRVPYPGMNNREVLEQVERGYRMPCAQDCPASLHELMLQCWRREADERHTFEYLQSFLEDYFTATEPQYQPGENL; this is translated from the exons ATGACGCGCGCGCCTCCGTTCCCAGAGGCTTCCGGACGCGCTGCGCGTTCACGTCCCTTCAGTCGCTCGGCGCAGCAGGTCGCGGCTTTCTGTCCGCGCGCGCGCTCTCCTCTGGGCACAAGGATTCCTGCCGGGATAACGACGCAATTCGTGTGTCCG TTGTGTCCTCTATGCGCGGAGGGAGTCACctcagggagagagaaagtctACTGTAAATGTACCCAAG ACCTCGTCGCCGTGCTGGTTATTATGGGGTGCGCCTGTTGCAAGCAGAAGAAGTCCGCCAAAGCAGCAATAACATCGGCAGAAGTAGACGCTGCAAATCTGTCTCTCGGCAACGCAGATGGAGGGCTGTCCGCCGCCTTGACCCAGGGACGTTACTGTCCTGACCCCACACAGACCATCCCGGACTACAACAAGGGCTTCTCCACCATCACCAACTTCcccaacaccaacacacaccagcgGCCTGGAGGCGTAACAA GTGGTGGCGTCACTCTCTTCATAGCTCTGTATGAGTACGACGCCCGCACCGAAGATGACCTCACTTTTCAGAAAGGAGAGAAATTCCAGATCATCAACAACAC agaggGTGACTGGTGGGAGGCTCGCTCTTTGGACACAGGCCACTCCGGTTACATCCCCTCCAACTACGTAGCTCCTGTCGACTCTATACAGGCCGAaga GTGGTATTTTGGGAAGATGGGGAGGAAGGATGCAGAGAGGCAGCTGCTGGGCCAAGGCAACCAGAGGGGAACTTTCCTCATACGAGAGAGTGAGACCACCAAAG GTGCTTACTCCCTCTCGATCCGCGACTGGGACGACAACAAGGGGGACCACGTCAAACATTATAAGATCCGCAAACTAGACAATGGTGGCTACTACATCACAACCAGATCCCAGTTCGACAcggtgcagcagctggtggagcacTACACAG GCAGTAATGATGGGCTGTGTTATTACCTGACGATGCCCTGTGTCAACTCCATCCCACTCACCATGGGCCTTGGGCGTGACGCCTGGGAGGTGCAAAGGGAATCTCTGGCCATGCAAAGGAAGCTGGGACAGGGCTGCTTCGGGGACGTTTGGATGG GCATGTGGAATGGTACCACCAAGGTAGCGGTGAAGACTCTGAAGCCCGGGACCATGTCCCCCGAGGCCTTCCTGGAGGAGGCTCAGATCATGAAGAGACTGCGCCATGACAAGCTGGTGCAGCTCTACGCCGTCGTATCGGAGGAGCCCATCTACATTATTACCGAGTTCATGAGTCAAG GAAGTCTGTTGGACTTCTTAAAAGATGGGGAGGGGCAGAATCTGAAGCTGCCTCAACTGGTGGACATGGCTGCACAG ATCGCGTCTGGAATGGCGTACATTGAGAGGATGAACTACATCCACCGTGATCTGCGAGCGGCTAACATACTTGTTGGAGACAACCTGGTGTGCAAGATCGCTGACTTTGGCCTGGCCAGGCTCATCGAGGACAACGAGTACACCGCCAGACAAG GGGCGAAGTTCCCCATCAAGTGGACTGCTCCGGAAGCTGCATTGTATGGCCGCTTTACCATCAAGTCAGATGTCTGGAGCTTTGGCATCCTACTAACCGAGCTCATCACGAAGGGACGTGTGCCGTACCCAG GTATGAACAACCGGGAGGtgctggagcaggtggagagggGATACAGGATGCCCTGTGCCCAGGACTGCCCCGCCTCGCTCCATGAACTGATGCTGCAGTGCTGGAGGCGAGAGGCCGATGAGAGGCACACCTTTGAGTACCTGCAGTCCTTCTTGGAGGACTACTTCACGGCCACAGAGCCGCAGTACCAGCCTGGAGAAAACCTGTGA
- the yrk gene encoding tyrosine-protein kinase Fgr isoform X6, translating to MGCACCKQKKSAKAAITSAEVDAANLSLGNADGGLSAALTQGRYCPDPTQTIPDYNKGFSTITNFPNTNTHQRPGGVTSGGVTLFIALYEYDARTEDDLTFQKGEKFQIINNTEGDWWEARSLDTGHSGYIPSNYVAPVDSIQAEEWYFGKMGRKDAERQLLGQGNQRGTFLIRESETTKGAYSLSIRDWDDNKGDHVKHYKIRKLDNGGYYITTRSQFDTVQQLVEHYTGSNDGLCYYLTMPCVNSIPLTMGLGRDAWEVQRESLAMQRKLGQGCFGDVWMGMWNGTTKVAVKTLKPGTMSPEAFLEEAQIMKRLRHDKLVQLYAVVSEEPIYIITEFMSQGSLLDFLKDGEGQNLKLPQLVDMAAQIASGMAYIERMNYIHRDLRAANILVGDNLVCKIADFGLARLIEDNEYTARQGAKFPIKWTAPEAALYGRFTIKSDVWSFGILLTELITKGRVPYPGMNNREVLEQVERGYRMPCAQDCPASLHELMLQCWRREADERHTFEYLQSFLEDYFTATEPQYQPGENL from the exons ATGGGGTGCGCCTGTTGCAAGCAGAAGAAGTCCGCCAAAGCAGCAATAACATCGGCAGAAGTAGACGCTGCAAATCTGTCTCTCGGCAACGCAGATGGAGGGCTGTCCGCCGCCTTGACCCAGGGACGTTACTGTCCTGACCCCACACAGACCATCCCGGACTACAACAAGGGCTTCTCCACCATCACCAACTTCcccaacaccaacacacaccagcgGCCTGGAGGCGTAACAA GTGGTGGCGTCACTCTCTTCATAGCTCTGTATGAGTACGACGCCCGCACCGAAGATGACCTCACTTTTCAGAAAGGAGAGAAATTCCAGATCATCAACAACAC agaggGTGACTGGTGGGAGGCTCGCTCTTTGGACACAGGCCACTCCGGTTACATCCCCTCCAACTACGTAGCTCCTGTCGACTCTATACAGGCCGAaga GTGGTATTTTGGGAAGATGGGGAGGAAGGATGCAGAGAGGCAGCTGCTGGGCCAAGGCAACCAGAGGGGAACTTTCCTCATACGAGAGAGTGAGACCACCAAAG GTGCTTACTCCCTCTCGATCCGCGACTGGGACGACAACAAGGGGGACCACGTCAAACATTATAAGATCCGCAAACTAGACAATGGTGGCTACTACATCACAACCAGATCCCAGTTCGACAcggtgcagcagctggtggagcacTACACAG GCAGTAATGATGGGCTGTGTTATTACCTGACGATGCCCTGTGTCAACTCCATCCCACTCACCATGGGCCTTGGGCGTGACGCCTGGGAGGTGCAAAGGGAATCTCTGGCCATGCAAAGGAAGCTGGGACAGGGCTGCTTCGGGGACGTTTGGATGG GCATGTGGAATGGTACCACCAAGGTAGCGGTGAAGACTCTGAAGCCCGGGACCATGTCCCCCGAGGCCTTCCTGGAGGAGGCTCAGATCATGAAGAGACTGCGCCATGACAAGCTGGTGCAGCTCTACGCCGTCGTATCGGAGGAGCCCATCTACATTATTACCGAGTTCATGAGTCAAG GAAGTCTGTTGGACTTCTTAAAAGATGGGGAGGGGCAGAATCTGAAGCTGCCTCAACTGGTGGACATGGCTGCACAG ATCGCGTCTGGAATGGCGTACATTGAGAGGATGAACTACATCCACCGTGATCTGCGAGCGGCTAACATACTTGTTGGAGACAACCTGGTGTGCAAGATCGCTGACTTTGGCCTGGCCAGGCTCATCGAGGACAACGAGTACACCGCCAGACAAG GGGCGAAGTTCCCCATCAAGTGGACTGCTCCGGAAGCTGCATTGTATGGCCGCTTTACCATCAAGTCAGATGTCTGGAGCTTTGGCATCCTACTAACCGAGCTCATCACGAAGGGACGTGTGCCGTACCCAG GTATGAACAACCGGGAGGtgctggagcaggtggagagggGATACAGGATGCCCTGTGCCCAGGACTGCCCCGCCTCGCTCCATGAACTGATGCTGCAGTGCTGGAGGCGAGAGGCCGATGAGAGGCACACCTTTGAGTACCTGCAGTCCTTCTTGGAGGACTACTTCACGGCCACAGAGCCGCAGTACCAGCCTGGAGAAAACCTGTGA
- the yrk gene encoding tyrosine-protein kinase Fgr isoform X4 has translation MGCACCKQKKSAKAAITSAEVDAANLSLGNADGGLSAALTQGRYCPDPTQTIPDYNKGFSTITNFPNTNTHQRPGGVTSGGVTLFIALYEYDARTEDDLTFQKGEKFQIINNTEGDWWEARSLDTGHSGYIPSNYVAPVDSIQAEEWYFGKMGRKDAERQLLGQGNQRGTFLIRESETTKGAYSLSIRDWDDNKGDHVKHYKIRKLDNGGYYITTRSQFDTVQQLVEHYTERAAGLCCRLIGSCKRGMPKLADLSVKTKDMWEIPRESLQLIKKLGNGQFGEVWMGSNDGLCYYLTMPCVNSIPLTMGLGRDAWEVQRESLAMQRKLGQGCFGDVWMGMWNGTTKVAVKTLKPGTMSPEAFLEEAQIMKRLRHDKLVQLYAVVSEEPIYIITEFMSQGSLLDFLKDGEGQNLKLPQLVDMAAQIASGMAYIERMNYIHRDLRAANILVGDNLVCKIADFGLARLIEDNEYTARQGAKFPIKWTAPEAALYGRFTIKSDVWSFGILLTELITKGRVPYPGMNNREVLEQVERGYRMPCAQDCPASLHELMLQCWRREADERHTFEYLQSFLEDYFTATEPQYQPGENL, from the exons ATGGGGTGCGCCTGTTGCAAGCAGAAGAAGTCCGCCAAAGCAGCAATAACATCGGCAGAAGTAGACGCTGCAAATCTGTCTCTCGGCAACGCAGATGGAGGGCTGTCCGCCGCCTTGACCCAGGGACGTTACTGTCCTGACCCCACACAGACCATCCCGGACTACAACAAGGGCTTCTCCACCATCACCAACTTCcccaacaccaacacacaccagcgGCCTGGAGGCGTAACAA GTGGTGGCGTCACTCTCTTCATAGCTCTGTATGAGTACGACGCCCGCACCGAAGATGACCTCACTTTTCAGAAAGGAGAGAAATTCCAGATCATCAACAACAC agaggGTGACTGGTGGGAGGCTCGCTCTTTGGACACAGGCCACTCCGGTTACATCCCCTCCAACTACGTAGCTCCTGTCGACTCTATACAGGCCGAaga GTGGTATTTTGGGAAGATGGGGAGGAAGGATGCAGAGAGGCAGCTGCTGGGCCAAGGCAACCAGAGGGGAACTTTCCTCATACGAGAGAGTGAGACCACCAAAG GTGCTTACTCCCTCTCGATCCGCGACTGGGACGACAACAAGGGGGACCACGTCAAACATTATAAGATCCGCAAACTAGACAATGGTGGCTACTACATCACAACCAGATCCCAGTTCGACAcggtgcagcagctggtggagcacTACACAG agagAGCGGCAGGACTTTGCTGCCGTTTGATTGGCAGCTGCAAGCGGGGCATGCCTAAGCTGGCCGATTTGTCAGTGAAGACCAAGGATATGTGGGAGATTCCCCGCGAATCCCTCCAGCTGATTAAAAAACTGGGCAATGGCCAGTTCGGAGAAGTCTGGATGG GCAGTAATGATGGGCTGTGTTATTACCTGACGATGCCCTGTGTCAACTCCATCCCACTCACCATGGGCCTTGGGCGTGACGCCTGGGAGGTGCAAAGGGAATCTCTGGCCATGCAAAGGAAGCTGGGACAGGGCTGCTTCGGGGACGTTTGGATGG GCATGTGGAATGGTACCACCAAGGTAGCGGTGAAGACTCTGAAGCCCGGGACCATGTCCCCCGAGGCCTTCCTGGAGGAGGCTCAGATCATGAAGAGACTGCGCCATGACAAGCTGGTGCAGCTCTACGCCGTCGTATCGGAGGAGCCCATCTACATTATTACCGAGTTCATGAGTCAAG GAAGTCTGTTGGACTTCTTAAAAGATGGGGAGGGGCAGAATCTGAAGCTGCCTCAACTGGTGGACATGGCTGCACAG ATCGCGTCTGGAATGGCGTACATTGAGAGGATGAACTACATCCACCGTGATCTGCGAGCGGCTAACATACTTGTTGGAGACAACCTGGTGTGCAAGATCGCTGACTTTGGCCTGGCCAGGCTCATCGAGGACAACGAGTACACCGCCAGACAAG GGGCGAAGTTCCCCATCAAGTGGACTGCTCCGGAAGCTGCATTGTATGGCCGCTTTACCATCAAGTCAGATGTCTGGAGCTTTGGCATCCTACTAACCGAGCTCATCACGAAGGGACGTGTGCCGTACCCAG GTATGAACAACCGGGAGGtgctggagcaggtggagagggGATACAGGATGCCCTGTGCCCAGGACTGCCCCGCCTCGCTCCATGAACTGATGCTGCAGTGCTGGAGGCGAGAGGCCGATGAGAGGCACACCTTTGAGTACCTGCAGTCCTTCTTGGAGGACTACTTCACGGCCACAGAGCCGCAGTACCAGCCTGGAGAAAACCTGTGA
- the yrk gene encoding tyrosine-protein kinase Fgr isoform X5: MGCACCKQKKSAKAAITSAEVDAANLSLGNADGGLSAALTQGRYCPDPTQTIPDYNKGFSTITNFPNTNTHQRPGGVTSGGVTLFIALYEYDARTEDDLTFQKGEKFQIINNTEGDWWEARSLDTGHSGYIPSNYVAPVDSIQAEEWYFGKMGRKDAERQLLGQGNQRGTFLIRESETTKGAYSLSIRDWDDNKGDHVKHYKIRKLDNGGYYITTRSQFDTVQQLVEHYTERAAGLCCRLIGSCKRGMPKLADLSVKTKDMWEIPRESLQLIKKLGNGQFGEVWMGMWNGTTKVAVKTLKPGTMSPEAFLEEAQIMKRLRHDKLVQLYAVVSEEPIYIITEFMSQGSLLDFLKDGEGQNLKLPQLVDMAAQIASGMAYIERMNYIHRDLRAANILVGDNLVCKIADFGLARLIEDNEYTARQGAKFPIKWTAPEAALYGRFTIKSDVWSFGILLTELITKGRVPYPGMNNREVLEQVERGYRMPCAQDCPASLHELMLQCWRREADERHTFEYLQSFLEDYFTATEPQYQPGENL, from the exons ATGGGGTGCGCCTGTTGCAAGCAGAAGAAGTCCGCCAAAGCAGCAATAACATCGGCAGAAGTAGACGCTGCAAATCTGTCTCTCGGCAACGCAGATGGAGGGCTGTCCGCCGCCTTGACCCAGGGACGTTACTGTCCTGACCCCACACAGACCATCCCGGACTACAACAAGGGCTTCTCCACCATCACCAACTTCcccaacaccaacacacaccagcgGCCTGGAGGCGTAACAA GTGGTGGCGTCACTCTCTTCATAGCTCTGTATGAGTACGACGCCCGCACCGAAGATGACCTCACTTTTCAGAAAGGAGAGAAATTCCAGATCATCAACAACAC agaggGTGACTGGTGGGAGGCTCGCTCTTTGGACACAGGCCACTCCGGTTACATCCCCTCCAACTACGTAGCTCCTGTCGACTCTATACAGGCCGAaga GTGGTATTTTGGGAAGATGGGGAGGAAGGATGCAGAGAGGCAGCTGCTGGGCCAAGGCAACCAGAGGGGAACTTTCCTCATACGAGAGAGTGAGACCACCAAAG GTGCTTACTCCCTCTCGATCCGCGACTGGGACGACAACAAGGGGGACCACGTCAAACATTATAAGATCCGCAAACTAGACAATGGTGGCTACTACATCACAACCAGATCCCAGTTCGACAcggtgcagcagctggtggagcacTACACAG agagAGCGGCAGGACTTTGCTGCCGTTTGATTGGCAGCTGCAAGCGGGGCATGCCTAAGCTGGCCGATTTGTCAGTGAAGACCAAGGATATGTGGGAGATTCCCCGCGAATCCCTCCAGCTGATTAAAAAACTGGGCAATGGCCAGTTCGGAGAAGTCTGGATGG GCATGTGGAATGGTACCACCAAGGTAGCGGTGAAGACTCTGAAGCCCGGGACCATGTCCCCCGAGGCCTTCCTGGAGGAGGCTCAGATCATGAAGAGACTGCGCCATGACAAGCTGGTGCAGCTCTACGCCGTCGTATCGGAGGAGCCCATCTACATTATTACCGAGTTCATGAGTCAAG GAAGTCTGTTGGACTTCTTAAAAGATGGGGAGGGGCAGAATCTGAAGCTGCCTCAACTGGTGGACATGGCTGCACAG ATCGCGTCTGGAATGGCGTACATTGAGAGGATGAACTACATCCACCGTGATCTGCGAGCGGCTAACATACTTGTTGGAGACAACCTGGTGTGCAAGATCGCTGACTTTGGCCTGGCCAGGCTCATCGAGGACAACGAGTACACCGCCAGACAAG GGGCGAAGTTCCCCATCAAGTGGACTGCTCCGGAAGCTGCATTGTATGGCCGCTTTACCATCAAGTCAGATGTCTGGAGCTTTGGCATCCTACTAACCGAGCTCATCACGAAGGGACGTGTGCCGTACCCAG GTATGAACAACCGGGAGGtgctggagcaggtggagagggGATACAGGATGCCCTGTGCCCAGGACTGCCCCGCCTCGCTCCATGAACTGATGCTGCAGTGCTGGAGGCGAGAGGCCGATGAGAGGCACACCTTTGAGTACCTGCAGTCCTTCTTGGAGGACTACTTCACGGCCACAGAGCCGCAGTACCAGCCTGGAGAAAACCTGTGA